The proteins below come from a single Drosophila teissieri strain GT53w chromosome 3L, Prin_Dtei_1.1, whole genome shotgun sequence genomic window:
- the LOC122618497 gene encoding nuclear valosin-containing protein-like isoform X4 — MKKAKPLLHDHLITIRVKKYLEEHIGETYLDVKQMTRELMQKYPEYSRRKFGPFRQLVHQAFSIISESYNLDKVSSSEEDCVSEEFEAPPTNSVMNNMMNSLYSQPRKPLAPKPISEPIDISSGDDNDDDSNTNTTNGDGAAAASASAAPPAVQANALKRLMEDVPEIAVAPKKIKPNTIHIPQTESVPKRVGHRAKNHLEDAGARSKDHRNAPGLYQQLHQNQNRDRPRKYKKELEVQHTTESFRDIGGMDSTLKELCEMLIHIKSPEFYFQLGLLPSRGLLLHGPPGCGKTFLARAISGQLKMPLLEIPATELIGGISGESEERIREVFEQAIGYSPCVLFIDEIDAIGGNRQWASKDMERRIVSQLISSLDNLKANEFGQSVVVIAATTRPDVLDPGLRRIGRFDHEIAIHIPSRKERREILRIQCEGLSIDPKLNYDKIAELTPGYVGADLMALVSRAASVAVKRRSMKKFRELHAASEKNMTTVTLDDDEPSEEAGEKAEQTTVADSKDKETATDAEAEPKADGDKETSDKEKSEGDSPKTETSEKVTNGKSPKKSQKKSPEKPTDAAMEVDEVATEEPKKAVEQKVDSSSNEEYYEPTLAELTNFLDNPPEEFADPNFCLTLIDFVDAIKVMQPSAKREGFVTVPDTTWDDIGALEKIREELKLAVLAPVKYPEMLERLGLTAPSGVLLCGPPGCGKTLLAKAIANEAGINFISVKGPELMNMYVGESERAVRACFQRARNSAPCVIFFDEFDSLCPKRSDGGDGNNSGTRIVNQLLTEMDGVEERKGVYILAATNRPDIIDPAILRPGRLDTILYVGFPEQSERTEILKATTKNGKRPVLADDVDLDEIAAQTEGYTGADLAGLVKQASMFSLRQSLNNGDTNLDDLCVRSQHFKEALQQLRPSVNEQDRKIYDKLRLKYAAPRVPTMDDK, encoded by the exons ATGAAGAAAGCCAAGCCGCTGCTGCACGACCATCTGATAACGATCCGAGTAAAGAAG TACCTCGAGGAGCACATCGGGGAAACCTACCTGGATGTGAAGCAGATGACCAGGGAGTTGATGCAAAAGTACCCGGAATATTCGCGTCGCAAATTCGGACCCTTCAGACAGCTGGTGCACCAAG CGTTCTCGATCATATCGGAAAGCTACAACTTGGACAAGGTAAGCAGTTCCGAGGAAGATTGCGTTAGCGAGGAATTCGAGGCGCCACCCACCAATAGTGTGATGAACAATATGATGAACAGCCTGTATAGTCAAccaagaaagccgctggcgCCCAAGCCGATCAGCGAGCCGATCGATATATCCAGTGGTGATGACAACGACGATGACTCGAATACAAACACAACCAACGGAGatggtgctgcagctgcatctgcatctgctgctcctccagcagtTCAGGCCAACGCCTTAAAACGCCTGATGGAGGATGTGCCGGAGATCGCAGTGGCTCCAAAGAAAA TTAAACCGAATACTATTCACATCCCCCAGACGGAGTCCGTGCCAAAAC GTGTGGGGCATCGGGCTAAGAATCATTTAGAGGACGCCGGTGCGCGTTCCAAAGACCACCGCAATGCACCTGGCTTATATCAGCAGTTgcaccaaaaccaaaatcggGACCGCCCGAGAAAGTACAAAAAGGAGTTGGAGGTGCAGCATACCACGGAAAGTTTCCGGGACATTGGCGGTATGGATAGCACCCTGAAGGAGTTATGCGAGATGCTGATCCACATTAAGTCGCCGGAGTTCTACTTCCAATTGGGACTACTGCCTTCGAGGGGTTTATTGCTGCATGGGCCGCCCGGCTGTGGCAAAACCTTTCTTGCTCGTGCCATTAGCGGG CAACTAAAAATGCCACTGCTGGAAATACCGGCCACGGAGCTAATTGGTGGCATCTCTGGTGAGTCGGAAGAGCGGATTCGCGAGGTCTTTGAACAGGCCATAGGCTACTCCCCTTGTGTGCTTTTCATCGATGAGATCGACGCCATCGGAGGGAATCGTCAGTGGGCGTCCAAGGATATGGAACGTCGCATTGTGTCGCAGCTGATTAGCAGTTTGGACAACCTTAAGGCCAACGAGTTTGGTCAATCAGTTGTCGTCATAGCTGCCACCACGCGTCCCGATGTCCTGGACCCTGGACTACGTCGCATCGGTCGCTTCGATCACGAAATTGCCATACACATCCCGTCGCGTAAGGAGCGGCGTGAAATCTTGCGCATCCAGTGCGAAGGTTTGTCCATCGATCCAAAGCTTAACTATGATAAGATTGCCGAGCTTACACCGGGATATGTCGGTGCTGATCTGATGGCTCTCGTCAGCCGAGCTGCTTCTGTGGCCGTGAAACGTAGGTCGATGAAGAAGTTCCGTGAACTGCACGCTGCCAGTGAGAAGAACATGACAACGGTCACTTTGGATGACGACGAACCCAGCGAGGAGGCAGGTGAAAAGGCTGAACAAACAACTGTTGCTGACTCAAAAGATAAGGAAACTGCAACAGATGCAGAGGCAGAGCCAAAGGCAGATGGTGACAAGGAAACCTCTGATAAGGAGAAATCAGAAGGCGATTCACCCAAAACGGAAACCTCAGAAAAAGTGACCAACGGCAAATCACCTAAGAAATCGCAGAAGAAATCACCGGAGAAGCCAACGGATGCGGCCATGGAAGTAGATGAAGTCGCTACCGAAGAGCCCAAAAAAGCCGTTGAGCAGAAAGTGGACTCCTCCTCCAATGAAGAATACTACGAACCCACGCTGGCCGAGCTGACCAATTTTCTAGACAACCCGCCTGAGGAGTTCGCAGACCCAAACTTCTGCCTGACTCTCATCGATTTCGTAGATGCCATTAAGGTGATGCAGCCTTCCGCCAAGCGCGAGGGCTTTGTTACAGTGCCGGACACCACTTGGGATGACATTGGTGCCCTAGAAAAAATTCGCGAGGAGCTTAAGCTGGCTGTTTTGGCTCCGGTCAAGTATCCGGAGATGCTCGAACGTCTTGGGCTGACTGCTCCGTCAGGCGTTCTGCTGTGTGGTCCACCAGGTTGCGGCAAAACGCTTTTAGCCAAGGCTATTGCCAATGAGGCTGGCATCAATTTTATATCGGTGAAGGGGCCCGAGCTTATGAACATG TATGTTGGCGAAAGCGAACGCGCTGTGCGTGCCTGCTTCCAACGTGCCCGTAACTCTGCACCTTGCGTCATCTTCTTCGACGAGTTCGACTCCTTGTGCCCCAAGCGATCGGATGGTGGCGATGGTAATAATTCGGGAACTCGTATAGTTAATCAACTGCTGACCGAAATGGATGGCGTCGAGGAGCGCAAGGGTGTATACATATTGGCAGCCACCAACAGACCAGATATCATTGATCCGGCCATCCTGCGACCGGGTCGCCTGGACACCATTTTGTACGTTGGTTTCCCCGAGCAGAGCGAACGTACTGAGATTTTGAAGGCCACAACCAAG AACGGAAAGCGTCCAGTTCTGGCCGATGATGTAGATCTTGATGAAATTGCTGCCCAAACTGAGGGTTATACTGGCGCTGACCTGGCGGGACTGGTTAAGCAGGCCTCCATGTTCTCCCTGCGCCAATCTCTAAACAATGGCGACACAAACCTTGACGATCTGTGCGTACGCAGCCAGCATTTCAAGGAAGCTTTACAGCAGCTTCGCCCCTCAGTTAACGAACAG GACCGCAAAATATACGATAAACTGCGCCTGAAATACGCTGCACCTAGGGTACCCACCATGGATGATAAGTAA